In Bacteroidota bacterium, one genomic interval encodes:
- a CDS encoding type IX secretion system membrane protein PorP/SprF, whose amino-acid sequence MKKSITLLFLFVVVKISFSQHNNQYSQYMFNGLAINPAYAGANKALNITLLHRNQWTGFDGAPKTTSLSIHTPLPNNKLNVGVNFISDRYGVTNKNIVNGIFAYKLNFSKSSLSFGILGGLDITRNNWDQINTTTAGDAIFEGQSQKTVTPLAGVGIYYLAKKYFIGLSSPSLIQFGSYTKNTYNPMILNGGCILKYSESILFKPTVLVKYINNSPIEVDLNLNTYYKNFGLGFSYRTNDAVVFLLNYSINDQFNIGYAFDLTLSKLKTYNRGSHEVMLKYEFGYKVNATSPRYF is encoded by the coding sequence ATGAAAAAAAGTATAACACTCCTATTTCTTTTTGTTGTTGTGAAAATTTCTTTTTCTCAGCACAACAATCAATACAGCCAATATATGTTTAACGGGCTGGCGATAAACCCTGCCTATGCAGGAGCAAACAAGGCATTAAACATCACACTGCTTCATAGAAATCAGTGGACAGGATTTGATGGTGCTCCAAAAACAACTTCCTTGAGTATCCATACCCCATTACCAAACAACAAACTAAATGTTGGTGTGAATTTTATTTCCGATAGATATGGCGTAACGAACAAAAATATTGTAAATGGTATTTTTGCTTACAAATTAAATTTCTCTAAAAGTTCGCTTAGTTTCGGAATTCTTGGCGGACTTGACATTACTCGAAATAATTGGGATCAAATCAATACAACAACAGCCGGAGATGCTATTTTTGAAGGGCAATCACAAAAAACGGTTACACCATTAGCGGGAGTTGGTATTTACTACTTAGCTAAAAAATATTTTATTGGCTTGTCTTCACCTTCATTAATTCAGTTTGGAAGCTATACCAAGAACACTTACAACCCAATGATATTGAATGGAGGATGTATTTTGAAATATTCCGAATCGATTCTTTTCAAACCTACCGTTTTGGTAAAATACATCAACAATTCACCTATTGAAGTGGATTTAAACCTGAACACATATTACAAAAATTTCGGATTAGGATTTTCTTATAGAACCAATGATGCTGTTGTATTTTTGCTAAACTATTCCATCAACGATCAATTCAACATTGGTTATGCGTTCGACTTAACACTTTCAAAATTAAAAACCTATAACAGAGGATCACATGAAGTGATGTTAAAATATGAGTTTGGGTATAAAGTGAATGCAACAAGTCCACGTTATTTTTAG
- a CDS encoding OmpA family protein, whose protein sequence is MSFCKPEFSYTHPYFLIDGKTLVFSSNMAGGYGGMDLYYSIYENGSWSNPINLGAKINTAYNEVFPSVSPINMLYFSSNIPDGIGGLDLYSFDLTDSINASKHLLESPINSASDDFGAFIDSTKKQGYFSSSRNAITKDDIYYFTNKYPSIKNCVPYVAPSYCFTFYEESTVGNLSDDNQTKLIYEWDLGDGTKIKSLEARHCFKKSGTYVVELNIVEEESGALFYNEASYDFVVDDSEQVYLNAPDTAAKNGIININSYKSKIPGATILGYSWNFGDGNYSSGITGNRKYEKEGEYFIKLGVEYKNDSTGRIHELCVEKKIFIANELWKNTEDTIYTAPQNKKITFTTENVDSLNFRVYLGSSEKQIPRDADFFKGLTDIREFMLDSLYLYTAGRKEKILDLKDEYRQARANGLNSARVVAYSGDSLLQSNEKLQNVKIFDWMVNLKNNNTTFKEFSSNIYFTGFADSIQKKYLPVLDLIAEILKIESDLSISIYSFTDTVGSAEFNEQIFEEARLELSKKRGNVIKQYLEEKGIKIASIKNIPKNERPIGDENNFQKNILYNRRVTLYITKKKQ, encoded by the coding sequence TTGTCTTTTTGTAAACCTGAATTTTCATACACACATCCTTATTTTTTAATAGATGGAAAAACGTTAGTGTTTTCTTCCAATATGGCTGGCGGTTATGGTGGTATGGATCTTTACTATTCAATTTATGAAAATGGGAGCTGGTCCAATCCAATAAATCTGGGCGCAAAAATAAACACAGCCTATAATGAAGTGTTCCCATCTGTTTCTCCAATAAATATGTTGTATTTTTCTAGTAATATTCCGGATGGCATTGGCGGATTAGACCTCTATTCTTTCGATTTAACTGACTCAATTAACGCATCCAAACACCTCTTAGAATCACCTATCAATTCTGCTTCAGATGATTTTGGAGCATTTATAGATTCCACAAAGAAACAAGGGTATTTTTCATCCAGTAGAAATGCAATTACCAAAGACGATATTTATTATTTCACCAATAAATATCCAAGCATAAAAAACTGTGTTCCTTATGTTGCCCCTTCTTACTGCTTTACATTTTATGAAGAAAGCACCGTTGGGAATTTATCGGATGACAATCAAACGAAGCTAATCTACGAATGGGATTTAGGAGATGGAACAAAAATTAAAAGTTTGGAAGCAAGACATTGTTTCAAAAAATCAGGCACTTACGTAGTTGAACTTAATATTGTAGAAGAGGAATCAGGCGCCTTGTTTTATAATGAGGCCAGCTACGATTTTGTGGTGGACGATTCAGAGCAAGTATATTTAAATGCTCCTGATACTGCTGCAAAAAACGGCATAATAAATATCAATAGTTATAAGTCAAAAATACCAGGAGCAACAATATTAGGATATTCCTGGAACTTTGGTGATGGAAACTATTCAAGCGGAATTACAGGTAACAGAAAATATGAAAAAGAAGGTGAATACTTTATAAAACTAGGCGTTGAATACAAAAACGATTCAACAGGCAGAATTCATGAACTATGTGTGGAGAAGAAAATTTTTATTGCAAACGAATTATGGAAGAATACAGAGGACACAATTTATACCGCACCACAAAACAAAAAAATCACCTTCACAACAGAAAACGTAGATAGTTTAAACTTCAGAGTTTACCTTGGAAGTTCTGAAAAACAGATCCCTCGAGATGCAGACTTCTTCAAAGGATTAACCGACATCCGGGAATTTATGCTGGATAGTTTATACCTCTATACAGCCGGAAGAAAAGAGAAAATATTGGATTTAAAAGATGAATATCGACAAGCCAGAGCGAACGGACTAAATAGTGCGCGTGTAGTAGCCTACAGCGGTGATTCGTTACTTCAAAGCAACGAAAAGCTTCAAAATGTCAAAATTTTCGATTGGATGGTTAATTTGAAAAATAATAATACTACATTTAAAGAGTTTTCGAGCAATATTTACTTTACGGGATTTGCTGATTCGATTCAGAAAAAATATTTACCTGTATTGGATCTTATTGCAGAAATTTTAAAAATAGAATCCGATTTATCCATTTCGATTTATTCGTTTACGGATACAGTTGGAAGTGCAGAGTTTAATGAGCAAATATTTGAGGAAGCCCGATTAGAGCTTTCTAAAAAGCGCGGAAACGTAATAAAACAATACCTTGAAGAAAAGGGTATCAAAATTGCAAGTATAAAAAACATTCCGAAAAATGAACGTCCGATTGGTGACGAAAACAATTTTCAAAAAAATATATTATATAACAGAAGGGTTACCTTATATATAACAAAAAAGAAACAATGA
- a CDS encoding SpoIIE family protein phosphatase: MHKCSRLFIVVFFFLSKASFGQVYDFNLYTEDNGLAQNYIYTISQSSDGFIYLSTGNGFVAYEGNKFKTYTTNDSLSENFVNTHYIDSRKIIWMGHYQSGISYLKKGVIKKIKKSEELGSKIISFAEDAKKNIWFVVQGKGVYYIDTTFTLKGPVFSEDSGINCIKLDNFGNLLCGSNYGLSWYDIQNIKKPKLIAEGKDFKDKNITSIIRDYQNASIFWLAIPGEGAYGVKLKSKRISKISEITNELSSDAKNILSIYSDHETNLWISLANEGLKKVVFPPGNNKDKFTVTTISKENGLSSNYIQTIFEDFEYNMWFGTFGNGLIEMPVYKFNFYKPEFATDIKSILVDSTNFIWLGSTIGLVKYFPENKTQSVLFDAKNGFVKDQVNALLRDKNGKIWIGTELNGVFKFDATTNQFENFSKKNKLASISINCIAQTKSGTIIIGTKDGVYFIDQETNKTDLLTTAEGLLHNNVRYIFCDSKSRIWFCSDGTPPYFLQNDEITVLRDIAELKSYSINSVSEDLRGLIWISTNGDGVFTYDGKKTQNFRVENGLISNFCYSAVVNYNNDVWVTHKNGMSRIKGIKHQITSYKKNDGLLFTNNNVNAAVSDLKGNLWFGNEEGLVLYNTKRNNITVAEPRTQILSLSFNGKPYNINEPILLPYSTYTAKLEYVGISLTDASKVLYKYRLVGLDSTWRTTDERILEFPKIADGTYTFQVLSTNRDGVWNTKPTEIVFEIALPLWKHIWFWLVLIVIVGVLVYLFIKSRIKGLLRIKQKLESTVKEKTYQLQIEKEQLESIKVILEEKNKDITDSINYAKRIQESLLPTKESFISCFPKSFIFFKPRDIVSGDFYWFAETEKSYIVAAVDCTGHGIPGAFMSIIGTTILTDIVIDKKITSPSEILNQLNANITKLLKQDAAGSSSRDGMDVSICTINKEKTKMLYSSASRPMYYVRDGVLNEVNLRSFSIGGSYEDYEKYLRKLN, encoded by the coding sequence ATGCATAAGTGCTCTCGGTTATTTATTGTAGTATTTTTTTTCCTTTCTAAAGCCTCCTTTGGTCAGGTGTATGATTTCAATTTATACACAGAAGATAATGGACTTGCACAAAACTATATCTACACTATTTCACAATCCTCGGATGGTTTTATATACCTATCTACCGGTAACGGATTTGTAGCGTATGAAGGAAATAAATTTAAAACGTACACCACTAACGACAGTCTGAGTGAAAACTTTGTAAACACCCACTACATCGATTCAAGGAAAATCATTTGGATGGGGCATTACCAGAGTGGAATTTCCTATCTAAAAAAAGGTGTCATCAAAAAAATAAAAAAATCGGAAGAACTTGGCTCAAAAATAATTTCATTTGCAGAGGATGCAAAAAAGAATATTTGGTTTGTAGTGCAAGGAAAAGGGGTTTATTATATCGACACAACTTTTACGTTAAAAGGGCCCGTTTTTTCTGAGGACTCCGGAATTAATTGTATTAAATTAGACAATTTCGGAAATCTACTTTGTGGTAGCAACTACGGTCTGAGCTGGTACGACATCCAAAACATAAAAAAACCTAAACTAATTGCAGAAGGAAAAGACTTTAAAGATAAAAATATTACTTCTATCATAAGAGACTATCAAAATGCAAGTATATTTTGGTTAGCCATTCCCGGTGAAGGTGCATATGGTGTAAAACTAAAAAGTAAACGAATTTCAAAAATCTCTGAAATAACAAACGAGTTATCTTCCGATGCCAAAAACATTCTCAGCATTTATTCCGATCACGAGACCAATCTTTGGATCTCACTTGCGAATGAAGGATTAAAAAAAGTTGTATTTCCTCCCGGGAACAACAAAGACAAATTCACAGTGACGACCATTTCCAAAGAGAATGGCTTATCCAGTAATTATATACAAACCATTTTTGAGGACTTTGAATACAACATGTGGTTTGGCACCTTTGGAAACGGTCTGATTGAAATGCCGGTTTACAAATTTAATTTCTACAAACCTGAATTTGCTACTGACATCAAATCCATTTTAGTAGACAGCACAAATTTCATTTGGCTCGGCTCAACAATCGGATTAGTAAAATACTTTCCAGAAAACAAAACCCAATCTGTTTTATTTGATGCAAAAAATGGATTTGTAAAAGACCAAGTAAATGCATTATTAAGAGATAAAAATGGGAAAATATGGATTGGAACAGAATTAAACGGTGTTTTTAAATTCGATGCAACAACAAATCAATTCGAAAATTTTTCAAAAAAGAATAAATTGGCCAGCATTTCAATCAATTGCATTGCACAAACCAAAAGTGGCACCATCATTATCGGAACAAAAGATGGCGTTTATTTTATAGACCAAGAAACAAACAAAACGGATTTATTAACAACCGCAGAAGGTTTACTTCATAATAATGTGCGCTACATTTTTTGTGACTCCAAAAGCCGCATTTGGTTTTGCTCGGATGGTACACCGCCTTACTTTTTACAAAATGACGAAATAACCGTATTAAGAGACATTGCAGAACTAAAAAGTTATTCGATAAATTCAGTTTCTGAAGATTTGAGAGGATTAATTTGGATATCAACCAATGGAGATGGCGTTTTTACATATGATGGCAAAAAAACACAAAATTTCAGAGTTGAGAACGGGTTAATTTCAAATTTCTGTTATTCTGCTGTCGTTAATTACAACAATGATGTTTGGGTGACGCATAAAAATGGAATGTCACGGATTAAAGGAATTAAACATCAGATAACCAGTTATAAGAAAAATGATGGACTTCTATTTACAAATAACAATGTGAATGCAGCTGTTTCCGATTTAAAAGGGAATTTATGGTTCGGGAATGAAGAAGGACTCGTATTATACAATACCAAACGAAATAATATTACAGTAGCAGAGCCTAGGACACAAATCCTTTCTTTATCTTTCAATGGCAAACCATACAACATTAATGAACCCATCCTATTGCCATACAGCACCTACACTGCTAAGCTTGAATACGTTGGAATTTCACTCACCGATGCATCAAAAGTTTTATACAAATATAGACTTGTCGGTCTTGATTCAACCTGGCGAACTACTGATGAGCGAATCTTAGAGTTTCCCAAAATTGCGGATGGTACATATACATTTCAAGTTTTGTCAACCAATAGAGATGGTGTTTGGAACACAAAACCCACAGAAATTGTATTTGAAATTGCACTCCCATTATGGAAACACATCTGGTTTTGGCTGGTATTAATTGTTATTGTTGGTGTATTGGTATACCTTTTTATCAAATCAAGAATTAAAGGCTTACTCAGAATCAAGCAAAAACTAGAAAGTACCGTAAAAGAAAAAACCTACCAATTACAAATAGAAAAAGAGCAACTGGAAAGTATAAAGGTCATTCTCGAAGAAAAAAATAAAGATATTACTGACAGTATCAATTACGCAAAACGAATTCAAGAATCCTTGCTTCCTACGAAAGAAAGCTTCATCTCTTGTTTTCCTAAATCGTTTATATTTTTTAAGCCAAGAGATATCGTTAGCGGAGATTTTTATTGGTTTGCTGAAACAGAAAAATCTTATATCGTTGCTGCAGTCGATTGTACAGGACATGGTATCCCAGGAGCCTTTATGTCAATCATTGGAACAACCATTTTAACCGACATTGTAATCGATAAAAAAATAACATCTCCAAGCGAAATATTAAATCAACTAAACGCTAACATCACAAAATTATTAAAGCAAGATGCTGCCGGTAGCTCTTCAAGAGACGGTATGGATGTTTCCATTTGTACCATCAACAAAGAAAAAACAAAAATGCTTTATTCTTCTGCATCCCGACCAATGTATTACGTGCGTGATGGTGTTTTAAACGAAGTAAACTTACGAAGCTTTTCAATTGGTGGCTCTTACGAAGATTATGAAAAATATTTACGGAAGTTGAATTAG
- a CDS encoding SpoIIE family protein phosphatase → MFTEVELDILPNDVYYLFTDGYADQFDKNDLKKFSAKKLKNLFTEIAEKDSQTQYDVLEQTLYDWKGNCKQIDDITVIGVKI, encoded by the coding sequence ATATTTACGGAAGTTGAATTAGACATCCTTCCTAACGATGTTTATTATCTTTTTACAGACGGCTATGCTGATCAATTTGATAAAAATGATTTGAAAAAATTTAGTGCTAAAAAATTGAAAAACCTATTCACCGAAATTGCGGAAAAAGACAGCCAAACACAATACGATGTTTTAGAACAAACATTATATGACTGGAAAGGCAATTGCAAACAGATTGATGACATTACGGTAATCGGAGTAAAAATCTAA
- a CDS encoding DUF1987 domain-containing protein, with product MENFFIAGTRETPEVSINVNEGTFSIKGRTLSEDSVAFFAPIFKQAEEYFKNPLPNTTFILSFEYLNSSSLKLVIDLLVFSKKMLSANHTILVKWNYEADDDDILMLGEESARLTGLPFEYHPY from the coding sequence ATGGAAAACTTTTTTATAGCAGGAACGAGAGAAACCCCTGAAGTTTCTATCAATGTCAATGAAGGTACATTTTCAATAAAGGGACGTACTTTATCTGAAGACTCAGTGGCATTTTTTGCCCCCATTTTTAAGCAAGCAGAAGAATATTTCAAAAACCCTTTGCCAAACACAACATTCATTTTATCCTTTGAATACCTAAATTCCAGTTCACTAAAATTGGTCATCGACTTATTGGTTTTTTCAAAAAAAATGCTTTCAGCAAACCATACAATTTTAGTTAAATGGAATTATGAAGCAGATGATGACGACATTTTGATGCTTGGAGAAGAATCGGCACGATTAACCGGATTACCATTCGAATACCACCCTTATTAA
- a CDS encoding N-acetylmuramoyl-L-alanine amidase, with the protein MKKLLLFSTFISLIISCKANDILANPFAKSFEKAYSMYPEVPRGILEAVSFCNTRFSHITHASTESESCTGIPNAYGLMGLTLDGKNYFFNNLVIVSDLSMIPVNEIIADPEKSILAYAAAFSKAKKLLPIKSDKIEDQLTILTFLSELPRSTPGQIYALATQEYGYIQFLMNANYQQAYHFPDYNLDPVKLFGADNYAVLSASSVNFSEKSISTKSGETFDAKSMLSADYAPALWTAASTCNYSGRGGVAVSAVTIHDVEGSYSGCISWFQNCAASVSAHYVLRSSDGQITQMVLESNKAWHVGSENPYTIGLEHEGYASSGAWYTNAMYTSSAALVRDICASGYGINPLRTYSGPGCSGGYTSCLEGSCIRIKGHQMFPMQSHSDPGPYWNWAKYYLLINNSPSISTVTSSTGNFYDSGGPSGSYADDERLLTLIQPAGATSITLNFTAFNTELNWDYLYIYDGATTAAPLIGQYTGTTSPGTIVSSGGSLLIEFRSDCSTIASGWIANWTSTSGIATTTDSIAPTTSVATPGAWETANFTATFTDADNVGGSGLEKSYYQVIDFNGTEWRANANNGFFADNFDVAIHPDWTSAVGSWSINAGALYQSDETNGNTNIYASLNQTLSNRYLYDFYGKIDGTGTNRRAGFHFFCDNASLPNRGNSYFVWFRVDDGLLQIYKVVSDVFGAPVVDIPFTTVAGQWYDYKVIYDRFTGKISIYRDNQFITSWTDSSPYTTGGNGISFRSGNANFAINELKTYRSRTPFSANISVGAATTNDIRFQNPNPLTFAAKVKSICADSAGNLSSIFYQNINIDWTAPSAVDTINDGLGADISITTSATTLSANWSASSDPHSGIARYWYAIGTTPGATDVVNWTDNWYSDSVTVTGLSLVNLQTYYFSVKAEDGAGLLSSVFTSNGQTVQLFTGIDELTNGGVNIYPNPFTNSTTISYTLTKNTDVIISLSDVLGKEIRLLNSTQGAGKQELSINADNLELAKGMYFIKIQLNNEQKTIKLILR; encoded by the coding sequence ATGAAAAAGCTACTACTTTTCTCAACATTTATCTCACTTATTATTTCATGTAAGGCAAACGATATTCTAGCAAATCCTTTTGCTAAATCTTTTGAAAAAGCCTATTCGATGTATCCGGAAGTTCCGAGAGGGATACTTGAAGCCGTTTCATTTTGCAATACACGATTTTCACATATCACACATGCTTCAACCGAATCAGAAAGCTGTACCGGAATACCCAATGCTTATGGATTAATGGGGTTAACGCTGGACGGAAAAAATTACTTTTTCAACAATCTGGTTATTGTCTCCGACCTGTCCATGATTCCTGTTAATGAAATCATTGCTGATCCCGAGAAAAGCATTCTGGCGTATGCTGCTGCTTTTTCAAAAGCAAAAAAATTATTACCTATCAAAAGCGATAAAATAGAAGACCAATTAACCATCTTAACCTTTCTAAGTGAATTACCAAGAAGCACACCCGGACAAATTTATGCGTTAGCAACACAAGAATATGGTTACATCCAATTTTTGATGAATGCAAATTATCAACAAGCCTATCATTTTCCGGATTATAATTTAGATCCCGTAAAACTATTCGGAGCAGATAATTACGCGGTTTTAAGCGCATCCTCAGTTAATTTTTCGGAAAAAAGCATTTCAACGAAGAGTGGCGAAACGTTCGATGCTAAATCAATGCTTTCGGCCGACTACGCTCCTGCACTTTGGACTGCCGCATCAACTTGCAACTATAGCGGTCGCGGTGGAGTTGCTGTTTCTGCTGTAACCATCCATGATGTAGAAGGCAGTTATTCCGGCTGTATTTCGTGGTTTCAGAATTGTGCTGCAAGTGTTTCAGCACATTATGTTTTACGATCAAGTGATGGACAAATCACACAAATGGTTTTAGAATCAAATAAAGCTTGGCATGTAGGAAGTGAAAACCCATATACCATCGGCTTGGAACATGAAGGCTATGCAAGTTCTGGCGCCTGGTATACCAACGCCATGTATACCAGCTCTGCAGCATTGGTAAGAGATATTTGTGCAAGCGGTTATGGTATCAATCCTTTACGAACGTATTCAGGTCCGGGTTGCTCAGGCGGATATACTTCTTGTTTGGAAGGAAGTTGCATCCGAATAAAAGGACATCAAATGTTTCCGATGCAATCACACAGTGATCCCGGTCCATATTGGAATTGGGCAAAATATTATTTATTAATCAATAACAGTCCAAGCATCTCAACCGTAACCTCCTCCACCGGTAATTTTTATGATAGCGGAGGGCCATCGGGAAGTTACGCTGACGATGAACGACTATTAACATTAATTCAACCTGCTGGAGCAACGTCTATCACTTTAAATTTTACAGCATTTAATACCGAATTAAACTGGGACTATCTCTATATTTATGATGGCGCCACAACTGCAGCACCCTTAATAGGCCAATATACCGGCACCACTTCCCCTGGAACAATTGTTTCAAGTGGTGGATCATTACTGATTGAATTTCGCTCCGATTGCTCCACCATTGCATCTGGATGGATTGCAAATTGGACGAGCACTTCAGGCATTGCAACCACAACAGACAGTATTGCTCCCACAACTTCCGTTGCTACTCCAGGAGCATGGGAAACAGCAAATTTTACTGCTACTTTCACGGATGCTGATAATGTTGGCGGAAGTGGTTTAGAAAAAAGCTATTATCAAGTGATTGATTTTAATGGAACCGAATGGAGAGCCAATGCTAACAACGGATTTTTTGCTGACAATTTTGATGTGGCCATTCATCCCGACTGGACCAGTGCAGTTGGCTCATGGTCGATCAATGCAGGAGCCTTGTATCAAAGTGATGAAACAAACGGCAACACAAACATTTATGCTTCTTTAAATCAGACCTTATCCAATCGGTATTTATATGATTTTTATGGGAAGATTGATGGCACCGGAACAAACAGACGTGCCGGATTCCATTTCTTCTGTGACAATGCAAGCTTGCCGAACAGAGGTAATTCCTATTTTGTTTGGTTCAGAGTGGATGATGGATTATTACAAATTTATAAAGTCGTAAGTGATGTTTTTGGTGCTCCTGTTGTCGACATACCATTTACAACCGTTGCCGGCCAATGGTATGATTACAAAGTAATTTACGATCGTTTCACTGGCAAAATAAGCATTTACAGAGATAATCAATTCATCACATCTTGGACAGACAGTTCGCCCTACACAACGGGCGGAAATGGTATTTCCTTTAGAAGCGGCAATGCCAATTTTGCAATCAACGAATTAAAAACTTATCGCTCACGAACACCTTTCAGCGCAAACATAAGTGTTGGTGCGGCAACTACCAATGATATCCGTTTTCAAAATCCCAATCCATTAACCTTTGCTGCTAAAGTAAAATCCATTTGTGCAGATTCTGCAGGTAATCTTTCTTCCATCTTTTATCAGAATATCAATATCGATTGGACTGCGCCAAGTGCAGTGGATACAATTAATGATGGATTGGGAGCCGACATATCAATTACAACATCTGCCACCACGTTGTCGGCAAATTGGAGTGCTTCGTCAGATCCACATTCAGGAATCGCCCGTTACTGGTATGCGATTGGAACAACCCCGGGAGCAACGGATGTAGTTAACTGGACAGACAATTGGTATAGTGATAGTGTGACGGTTACCGGATTAAGTTTAGTGAATTTGCAAACCTATTACTTCAGTGTGAAGGCTGAAGATGGAGCGGGATTACTTTCCAGCGTATTTACAAGCAACGGACAAACCGTTCAGTTATTCACAGGAATTGATGAGTTGACAAATGGAGGTGTTAACATTTATCCAAACCCATTTACAAATTCAACAACCATTTCCTATACACTAACTAAAAATACAGATGTTATCATTTCATTGAGTGATGTATTAGGAAAAGAAATTCGTTTATTAAATTCCACTCAAGGTGCCGGGAAACAAGAGCTTTCTATTAACGCGGATAATTTGGAATTAGCAAAGGGTATGTATTTTATCAAGATCCAACTGAACAACGAACAAAAAACAATCAAACTGATTCTTCGCTAG